Part of the Caulifigura coniformis genome, GTGTAGGTCTGCTGCAGATCAGGCATTGAGGTCACGTCGGGACGAGGGAGTGAGCGGACATGATGTCGCGGGAGGGATGAGGTCGCAAACCAGCGGCCGGCGTCTCATGAGCGTTCGAGGACGACGAGGCCCCCACGCTTGACCCCGCGGACACCGCCAGGCCATTGCTCGGCCTGAGTCGTTCCGCGCAGGAATCGGGCGGCCCGTTTCCAGGCGCCCTGCGACATTTCCCGCCGCGGCCATTTCTGTCGACGCCACAACAAGACACCCGCTTCCTGCACGACGGCGTCCGGCACACCGTAAAACGCCTGCGACGCGATGTGCACCCGATCTGGCGTCTGTTCAAGAACTGCCCTCTTTAAAGCCCGCCGGGCGAGCCGCTGAAGGACGGAAGCGGCCTCGTGTGCCTGGACCGAGAGCTTGACCAGTGAACGGGACGGGTCGCGGCCGAATCGATCGCGAAGGAACGGAATCGCCTCATTGCGAATCGCGTTGCGTGTGTAGCGGCCGTCGGTGTTGGAAGGATCTTCGCGGAATGACTGCCCGAGCCCGAGCAGGTACTCCCGGAATGCTGCGCGGGAGACCCCGAGGCCCGGCCGAATGAGTCGCGCCGTGGAGGAAAGCGTTCGCACCGTCGGCATGCCCGCGAGGCCTCGAAGCCCCGTCCCGCGGATCAGGTGATGCAGGACCGTTTCCGCCTGGTCATCAGCCGAATGCGCAACGGCAATCCAACGCACGTTCTTCCGGGAAGCGCAGGTTTGCAGGAAGGCGTATCGTTCGCGGCGAGCCCATGCTTCCACACCAGTTGACGGTGCGGTCGTTTGAGCGACGCCGAGAATGCACTCGGCCCCCAGCCCGCTCGCCAGGGAATTCACCCATCGTCCATCCTCGGCCGAGTCGTCACGAAGCCGATGGTCGAAGTGGGCGACGATCGGCCTCAGCGCCAGCGGATCTTGAAGCTCCGAGAGAATCCGGAGCAGCGCAACGCTATCCGCGCCGCCAGAAACGGCAATCACAATCGGCTGGTCACGAACGGCATGTGTCTCGAGCGCGTGGCGCACGGCCGTCACGACTGGAGACGGCGCCGATCGGCGAGAAGCATCTGGAGAGGCCGCCACTTACTTCGCCTTTTCCCGCTCGCGTTTCCGCCGTTCGGCCGCTTCCGCGATGATCTTTTCCGGGTTGTCTTCAAATGCCTGTTTGCATCCCGAGCAGCAGACGTAGTAAGTCTCTCCCTTGTACTTCACTTCCATGGTTCCTTCGCCGCCCGTCACGATGCATTCCGGACCGCTGGAGGAGGATGTTGCCAGTCGCGCCCCTTCCCGGGTGTAGCCAACTTCCGCAATGCGGCTGAAGCTCGCCTGCGCCGCCGTCCGCTTCTCGAACAGCACAAGCGTTCGCTTTTCATTCAAGCGGGTGACCGTGATCTGCTTCACTTCGTCGTTGGATCCGGCCGGCTTGAGGAGCGTCAGCACTCCGGCATTCTGGAATTTGCCCCGATAGGTTTCGCTTTCCCCTTCGGCCGTCGTCAATGCGCCGACGTACTCTTTCGTGGATGGGTCGAATGTGATCCGCAGCGTCCGGGCCAGCTTGCCTTTGGAAATGTCCACGCGAATGGCTGTGCCGTTGGTGAAGTCCCATACCCATTCGGCCTGTTCCTGCCAGGCCCCCTGGGTCGACCCCCGGCGGGGCTGACCGACGCCACGCCATTTCCCAATCAGAGAATTGAACTCCGCAAGTGCGGCCTTCTGTTGATCCGCCATGTCCACCGGCGGCTTTTCTTCGGCCATCGCCAGGCCCATCAGAAGGACGAGAGCCGTCAGTGACGCGCCCGGAATCTGTCGAATCGGCTTCAAGGCGAAATTCATCCGTGTGCTCGGCATTCGTGCGTGTTCTGAGAAACAGGTTTCAGATTTCCGGATTCGCGAATCTTCCACGATGATATTCTCCCGGGAATCCCCGCCGCCAACTGAAACACCCGCCTCTCCGAACTGTTTCGATTTATGTCGCTCGACCGTCTGCTGGGCCTCGAATCTCCCTCCCTCGCCGAGGTCGCCACGCGTGGCGACGGCCCCGCCGGGGAACTTCCGCTCTCGCCGGAGCTTCTGCTCGACAGTCCCAGCGGCGACCTGTTCGGCATGACGCAGAATGCGGGAATGGGCTGGGATCCCTCCCAGTTGCTGCGCGACCAATACCTGATCCTGAGCACCATGGGAGGCATCCGGGCGGAAGACGGCCGGCCGATTGCTCTGGGCTATCACACGGGGCATTGGGAAGTCGGCCTCTTGATGCAGGCAGCGGCAGCAGAATTGACCTGCCTCGAGAAGATCCCCTTCGCCGCCTACTGCTCGGACCCCTGCGACGGTCGGTCGCAGGGGACGACGGCGATGATGGACAGCCTGCCGTATCGCAACGACGCAGCAATCGTGATGAAGCGTCTGATTCGCTCGCTCCCGCTGCGGAAGGGCGTCATAGGCGTCGCTACCTGCGACAAGGGCCTGCCGGCGACGATGCTCGCACTGGCCGCAATGAAGAATCTCCCCTCCGTCATCATCCCGGGAGGCGTGACGCTGCCGCCGACAGTCGGTGAAGATGCCGGAAAGGTACAGGCCATCGGTGCGCGTTACGCCCATGGCGAAATTGATCTCCACTACGCGGCCGAAATGGGCTGCAAGGCGTGCGGTTCGGCCGGAGGCGGCTGCCAGTTCCTCGGAACCGCGGCGACTTCTCAAGTCGTCGCCGAGGCCTTGGGAATGTCACTTCCGCACAGCGCGCTCGCGCCGTCGGGCCAGCCGATCTGGATCGATCTCGCGAAGCAGTCGGCCCGGGCCGTCGTCGACCTCGAACAGCGAGGCCTGACGATGGCCCACATTCTCACGGATGCCGCGCTGCACAACGCGATGGTGCTGCACGCTGCGGTTGGGGGCTCGACAAACCTCCTCCTCCACATTCCGGCAATCGCGTTTGAAGCGGGTCTGCGACGCCCGACCGTCGACGATTGGAGCCAGATCAATCGTCGCGTTCCACGGATTGTGGACGTGCTGCCGAACGGACCTGTCGGCCATCCGACGGTCCGCCTGTTCCTCGCCGGAGGCGTTCCGGAGGTGATGCTGCACATGCGGGCGCTCGGGCTGCTGAAACTCGAAGCGCTCACCGCGACCGGCCAGTGCCTGGGCGACGTCCTCGAATGGTGGGAGAAGTCGGATCGACGGCAGTTGTTCCGCGAACGCCTGCGATCGCAGGACAACGTCGACCCGGATGATGTGATCTATCCTCCCGAAAAGGCGCGGGCACGTGGTCTCACCAGCACCGTGACGTTTCCCACCGGCAACCTTGCACCGGAAGGCTCCGTGATCAAGAGCACGGCAATTGACCCGACGGTCGTCGATGCCGATGGCGTTTACCGCAAACTCGGGCCCGCCCGCGTCTTCACGACCGAACGAGACGCCGTCGCCGCCATCAAGGGACGTCGCGGGACCGCCATCAAGCCGGGCGACGTGATCGTCCTGATCTGCCGCGGTCCGCTGGGATCCGGAATGGAAGAGACCTACCAGATTACGTCGGCTCTGAAGTTCCTTCCGTTCGGGAAGCACGTGGCAGTCATTACGGACGCACGGTTTTCAGGCGTCTCGACAGGGGCGTGCATCGGCCATGTCGGGCCGGAAGCACTGGCCGGCGGGCCGATCGGCAAGCTGCGTGACGGTGACCTGATCGAGATTGAGATCAACCGGAATTCGCTGCACGGGACGATCAATTTCGTAGGCGCGCCTGAAGCCCGGGTGACGCATGAACAGGGGGCCGAAATTCTGGCCGGCCGCGATCCCGCCGTCACGCTGCACGCCGATCCCGAGCTTCCCCCCGAAACAAAACTCTGGGCCCTGCTCACTCAACTCAGCGGCGGCACCTGGGGCGGCTGTGTTTATGACACCGACGCCGTCGCTGGTGCGCTACAGATGTCCGCCGTGCGCACTGCGCCGCCCGCGTGATGCAAGCCAGTCGAAAGTGGGATCGCAGGTCGAAGCTCGATTTCCGCGGCCTCAGCCTGACGATCCGAAGACCCGTCGAAAGACTTCGATCGTCCTCTCCGCCGCGGTCTTGGAATTCGGCCACGGAAGTGCCTCGGCCGATGCGAATCCACGATAGTTTAGCTTCGACAATGCCGCGGCGATCGGGACGTAGTCGATATGACCACAACCGGCCGGTCGCCGATTCGAGTCGACAAAGTGCAGGTGTCCGATGTCGTCGCCAGCGGCAACGAGGGCCGAGGCCGGATCAATTTCCTCGATGTTCATGTGAAACAGGTCGGCCAGCAGCTTCACGTTCTCCGTGGAGAGCGATCGGAGCAGGGCTGAGCCGTCCGCCAGCGTGTTCAGCAGGTTGGTCTCGAATCGGTTCAATGGTTCAATCAACAGGATTGATCCGTGCGATGCGGCGTGTCCGCCCAGTTCGTCGAGAGCCTCTCGCAACCAGCCCAGGGCACCGTCCTTCGATGTGTCTCCGCTCCACCGCCCCTGCATTGATCCGATGATCGCGGGGGCCGGCGCGCCGGCAATCGCGCCCGCTGCTGCGCCAAACTCGATCATCTCCCGCACAAAGTCGATGGCCCGCCGTCGCTGTCCGGCGTCGGGATCCGTCAGCAACAGCCGATGCTTGACCCAGCCAGCCCCAGTTCCGACGGCGGCGAGCGCCAGGCCCCGGGATTTCAGCAACTCCCCAAGCGTTGGTGCAGGGAACGCGTCCGGTCCCGGAGCAAAGACTTCCAGACCGTCGAAACCGAGCTGGGCCGCTTCCTCGATCGCGCTCGGGAGATCGTCCCAGAACACGAAGGGCCCCCCCTTCGCCTCTGGAACGAGGCTCACGGTCACCGCTGATCGAATCTTCTTGCTCACGTTTGGACCTCGTCCGTCAGGGACCGGCTGGCTGACGATTCCGCCGCCGGCCGCTAGGATAGATTGCCGGCCCGGAATTTCCCGCTCGGCCACATGAGAACTCTCGCGGTCGATCCCTCCCGGAGCGCATGGGCGCGTTCACACTGACCAACGGCGCGCTGCTTGGAGGCGTTGCCATCCTCGTCGCGCCGGTGATTGCCCACCTGCTGCAGCGCCGTGCGCGGAAACCGATTGTCTTTCCCTCAATTGCGTTTCTGCAGGCGACGGCCGCACAGCAGTCGCGGCTCCACAAGCTCCGCCGGCTGTTCCTGATGCTCCTGCGAGTTCTGGCCCTCGCCTGCATCGTTCTCGCTTTCACGCGACCTGTCTGGTGGACGATCTCCGTCAGTGGGGGGGAACGGAGATCCGCCACGGCCGTCGTTTTTGTCATCGACCGCAGCCTCTCGACCTCCCGGCAGGCCGCAGGGGCGTCTCTGTTCGACCGCCTCAAGTCCGAAGCGCTCGATGCACTCGACGATCTTCAGCAAGGCATCGACGTTGCCGGCGTCGTCTGGGCCGATGCACAGTCGATCGCCGTTTTTCCGCGACTGTCGAAAAACATTCCCGCACTCCATTCGGAGGTGTCTCACGCTGTCGCCGGCCAGGCTCGGGCCGACTTTCCTGCCGCAATTCATCTTGCGATGCGACTTCTGGAGTCTCATTCCGGGCCGAAACGGCTCGTTATTCTCACCGACCGTCAGGCATCGAACTGGAAGTCGTTCGGAGCCGGAGACTCCTCCGAACTGCCTCGTCCCGCAGGTATCGATTTGGTTGTCCCGGCCATCGAAGTCTCCGCGGGGGCAAACGTTGGATTGTCCGCACCCTCCATGCGGCCTGAGCGACCTCGCCCGGAGGCACCTGTCGAGATGACCGCACTGATTCAGAATCATTCGGAGGCGACCCGAATCGTCGGCGTCCGGGCCGAATGGGAAGGGACCGGCGCGCCACAGGCGATCTCGTCCGCGACCATTTCGATCGGGGCCGGGGAGTCGACCGCGGCTTCGATGAACGGGGCAGCGCCTCTCGCTGGAATTGCGGCCGTGCGCTGGAACCTGAAAGAGGCGGATGCACTTGCCGGGGACGATGCCCTTTGGCTGACGGCCTCGGCCGGGCCCGGAGTGCCGCTGGTGATCGCGAGCGACGATTCCCCCGACGATCCGGGAACCGCTGCGTACTACCTCATGCGCGCACTCGCGCCGTTTGATGAAGAGTCGGATAGCAATTCCTCTTTTGCCACTCGTCACGTCGCGGCCAGTCGCCTCACTGCGTGGGATCTTGCGGATGCCCGCGTCCTGTTTCTCGGTTACTCCGGCGTCCTGAAGCAGGAGGCCGCCGCCGTGATTGTGCAGTTTGTCCGCCAGGGCGGATCGCTTCTGATCTTCGCCGGAGATGGCCCGGCCGATCGAAATCTGCAGCTTCTGGATGATGCCGCCAAAGGGACGCTGACCCCCTGGCGACTTCTCTCGCGGAGGGAGGCGCCGCGCCGAACTCCTTTCACTATCGACCGCGGACGCTGGACAACGCGCTGGCTCCGCGAGTTCGACGAACCATCACAACTCGCCCTCCGCGAGATCGCGTTTCGAAGAGTCTGGCAGGCGGGCGCACCGGCGACGGACGCCGAGACACTGCTGACCTTTGCTGACAAAGAGCCAGCGGCCGGCCTGCGTCATTGTGGGATGGGGCAATGTCTGGTCCTGAACTTCAGTCCGGAATCGACAACAGGCGACCTCGGAAAGACCGGGACGTTCGTCGCCCTGGTCCAGATGCTGACGTCGCAGCTCACGCAGACGGACAATGTGCGTTCGACGTTTCTCGTCGGCGAGCGGTTGGCGTTCCAGGTCGCCGAGCCCATCGCGGGAACGCTTGCCGTCCTCGCGCCTGACGGGAAGTCCTCGGCCGTTTCGAGTTCGGCCGGAGCGAAGGAGTTTCAGGCCGGCAGAGCGATGACCGTCGGTATCCATCGATTGATGGCTGAAGGAACAGAGGTCGCGGCCGTCGCCGTCAACGTCGATCCCCGGGAGTCGAATCTGGAGCCGCTGTCGGTCGACGAGATCCGGACCCTGCTCAGCGGATCAGACGCGGTCCGGACGTCGGAAGGCTCGCAACTCGTTTCTGCAGAAAGCGACCGACTCGACGGCGGCCGGCCGTTGTGGGGCGGTTTCCTGCTCACCGGTCTCGGTGCGTTGTCTCTCGAGCTACTTCTGCTGGGCTTATGGCGCCGATGAGCCTTCTCCCCGTCCTTTGGCGCCCGTGGATGCCGGTCCTCACGATCGCCGGCATCGCCGTTGTCCTGGGGGCGCTGGCGATCTACGCCTGTGGACGCAGTTGGCGCCGTGTCGGCGCCAGGTCTCTAGTGGTCCTCGCGATGCGGCTGGCTGGCGTCGTCGCACTGGCCGTGCTGCTTCTCGGGCCCAGCCGCGAACGGCCTGTCGCCACGAGCGGCGAACGTCCGAAATTGACCGTCCTGCTGGATACGTCGCAGTCGATGACTACGGCCGACTGTGGTCAGCAGTCTCGCATTTCCCACGCGGTCGCCACGGTGTTTGATCCGCAGCGTCTCGAGATTCTGAACCGGGATTGTGACGTCGAACTCGAGGGTTTCGACACAACCGTTCGACCGCTGAAAATCGGCGATGTCGCCAGTCGGCCGGATGCATTCGCACTGGGCCGCGAAACGCGTCTCGCAGAGGCCGTTTCCACGGTTGTCGGCCGTTCGCAGGGCGACGGACACGCGATCCTGGTCCTGAGTGATGGCCGCGATACGTCCGGTGAACCGATCCAGCGCGCGGGGTCGCTCGCCGCCGATCGCAAGATCCCGATTTTCACGATGCCCCTCGGCGGGCCGTCCTCCGCGCCCGATGCGGCCCTCATGGCGATGGCCATGCAGGATTCGCTGCTCCCGGATGAAACCGGAAATATCCTCGTCAGGATCTACCAGTCGGGGCTGACTGGCCGGACCGGCCGCGTGAAGCTCAAGCTCGGAGAACACGTTGAGACTTTCTCCGTTCCATTCCAGCAGCACGATTTTGCCGAGATCAAGATTCCCATCCGGCAGAAGACGGCCGGGCAGTACGAGTACCTTGTCTCGCTCGATCCCGTCGGTGACGAGGCCGAACTCGCCAACAACGCGCAGCCCGTGTTCGTGGAGGTGATGAATCGCCGGCTGCGGGTGCTCGTGATTGAAGGCGAGCCCTATTGGGATACTCGGTTCATCTGCCAGACGCTCCGTAAGGACGAGCAGATTGAACTCGTCCAACTGACCCAGATTGGCGAACGCAAACGCGAAACGATCGTGGCCCGCGCCGGCGCGGAGATCTCCCGGTTGCCGTTGAACGCCGAGGAATGGAGTCGCTACGACGTCGTCATGGCAGGCCGGGGGCTCGAGCGTGTGCTCGACGACCGGACCGCGCGGGGGCTGGCCGCGTATGTCGAGGCTGGCGGACAACTGGTCCTCGCCCGTTCCCGACCGTACGACGCCACCACTGATGAAGGTCGTGCGATCAGCCGTCACCTGGCGCCGGTCGAACCGGTTCGTTGGGGAGACGAGTGGCTTCCCGCCGCCCGGATTCAGCTCGCTCCCTCCGGGCGCACGGGGTCGTGGATTTCCGTCGAGAAGACACGGCTCGATCCCGATGACGCCTTTCGCAGGCTTCCGCCGCTTGAGGAAATTCAGCGTGTCGCCTCGATGCCGCCCGCGTCGATCGTGCTGGCCGAAACGTTGCCGGCCGACGGCGGTGAGCCTCAGCCTGCGATTGTGCGGATGCAGGTTGGACGGGGAGCCACTGTTGCGATCCTCGGGGAAGGCAGCTGGAAGTGGAGTCTCCTGACTCCAAACAACCACGACCTGCGCGGCTTCTATGACATCTTCTGGTCCAACCTCGTTCGCTGGCTCGCCTTTGGCGGCGATTTTCCACCTGGGCAGCAGGCGTCCCTGCAACTGAGTCGCCGGAGCGTCCGGCTAGGCGACGATCTGACGATCGACGTGGCCTACCGCTTCGCCCCCGACGGCGCGGCGGCCCCGAGCCTGGAACTCACTTCACCTGGTGGCGAAACACGTCCGCTTGTCGCGAAGCGGCTTCCGGGACCTCTCCCTCGCTATCGGGCGACGCTTCAGACGGACGCCGCAGGCGTCCACCATGTCACGGCCTCCACGCCCGGTCTGACTCCTGCGGAGATGACCGCGCGGTTCAATGTCTATGACGTCAACCGGGAACGCCTGAACGCGTCCGCCGATCCGCTCACGCTCAAGATGCTCTCGGATCTTTCCGGTGGAGCGGTAACGGAGCCGGAGTCGTTCGAGGAACTGGGCAATCAGCTGGCCAGCCACCGACGGTCGATGGAGACGCCGCCTCAGATCGAGTTCATCTGGGACCAGGCGTTCGTCATGTGGACGCTGCTCGGCTGGATGGCGGCCGAATGGCTGATCCGGCGCCTGCTGGGCCTGTGGTGACGGGTTGCGTCCGCGCGCGGATCAGAGGTTGTACGACAGGAGGAACAGTGCGCCGCCGATCAGGGCCATGAAGAGGATCAGCGTGACGAACATCCGCATCGAACGGGCGAGGATGCAGCGAGTTTCTTCGAAACGGCTGGCATTCCAGACGAGGCTGACGACGGCGGCGAGTGGGAGGGCTAACCAGGTCATAAGTCACACCGCCGTGGCTGCAGGCTTTGCGGCCGGCTTCTTGCCGGGGGCCGGTCCGCTGTCCGGTTGCGGGCCGCCGTGGGGATCGTCGTTGTATCCGTAGGCCGGGCCTTCGAGGGCGTCCCAGATGGCGAGCATGTTGAGCAGGCCCGCGATCCAGGTCAGGACCACGGCCAGTTCATGCCACTTTCCAAGACGCCCTTCCAGTTCCTGTTCCTCGGTGTCGTCGAGCGGAGCGCCGAACCAGTTCGTGAGCGGACGCGGAATGGAACCGTTCAGCTGCCCGGAAGTCCCGTCCGACTGGTGGGCATCGCCGCTGACGTGGCGGTTCCAGTCGGCCGCGATCGGGCGATCGAGGTCGACGCTTTCCTTCAACGTGAGCTCGACCTGCTTACCGTCGCCAGTCGAGCCCGTGAACTTGCCGCCGATGGTCTCGCCGAAGCCTCCCTGAACGGTCTCGAGGGACAGCGTCCCTTTGACTGGGGTATCGAGCCGGCCGGCGTCGGTGGGATACGTCGTGAACGTTCCTTCGAACGGGGCCGTGATGGGAGCAGCGAGGGTGCGGGGAATGCGGTTTTCGTCGCTGAGGTAGCGCCGCGTCTGCAGCAGGGCAGCGACCGCGGGAGTGCCCATGCCGAACTGGGCCGCGTATTTCAGGGCCAGCAACGTCCGGTTCTTCATCCGGTATTCGAACGGCGGGGCCTGGATCGCCTTCCATTCGGCGAGAGCAGAACCATAGAGGAACATCCCCGTGATGCAGACGCCGTAGACCAGCCCCTTGAAGACCCGGCCCTGAAACAGGTGTCCCAGGCCGGGAAGGATGAAGGTCAGGATGGCGGCCAGAACCGGAGCTCGGAGCCTGATGCGGGAGTCGGTCATTTCAGATCCGGGATGTCGCGGATTCCCGCGAGGACGACGCAATCACAAGCCGAGCATCATAGAAGCGGACTCCAAGGACCGCCAACAGACTTCTGTTCCGAGTTGCGTTCGGACGATTTACGGACGAACGGACTTGTGCCGACGCGGTCGACAACGGGACGCCGGGCGTACGTAATCAGGGGGCCGGGGGTGATGCTGCATCACCTCCGGCCGCCGGGCCGATGGCTCAACAACGCAGCGATTGCAGGCCGCGGTTCAGAAAAAATACTTTTCAGCGTCTTTGACGATCTTCGGGTCGCGGCCCTTGAGATCTTCGAGGTGCGTTTTGGCTTCCGCGACGTGCTTCGCCAGAGCCTCGTCACCTTCCGGAACCTTCTTCTTCGACAGGGTGATCAGGAAGAGCGCGACCGCCCGTTTTGTCTGGCTGGAGCCGTGGCTGGGGGATTCGTAGATCTCCATCAGCTTCGGCATGACCGTCCAGTCTTCCCAGCGGGCCAGGTCCTTGATTGCCAGGTCCGCGAACTCCGGACGCTCAATGAGCATTCGCATGGCCTGGCGCAGCCGGTCCTTGCTGACGCGGTTCTGGGCGTACTGCCACATGAACCGCAAGGTCTGCATCGCGGCATAGGTGTCGCTGAACTGTTTCGTGTTCTGGGCCAGCTTCTCTTCGAGCATGGTGATGCCATCGTCTCCCAGGAGGAGAACGTAGCCGGCCATCATGCCGTCGAGGCCGAGCCGATAGGTCTCGGTGGGCCGGTTGATTTCTTCCTTCAGGAAGGCGGCGTCCTCTTTCGAACCGCACAGTCCGAGCATCATCCCGTAGAACCCGATGCGGGTCTGGTTCGTCTCTTTCTTCGAGATCCATTCCTTCAGTTTCGCAGGCGAGAACTGGTCCGCGATCGGTTCGATGTCGCTATAGGGGGCGGCGGCGAACTCCGAGAAGGCGTCCTTCGAGATCAGTTCATCCGGATGCTCGAGGTACTTCAGGAAGAACGGGAGCCGCTTCATCGCCGGGACTTCGCGGCCGGGAGATTCGGTGATGTAGGTGAAGCTCGTCTCGGTGACTTCCAGCGGGCTGCCCCATTCGATGCCGTCGATCTTCGTTCCCATCAGCAGGAAGAGGTCTCCCGGCTTTCCCGGTCGATAACGATCGAGCGTAATCGTCGATCCCTTTTCGTAATCAGCGCCGGGCTGTCGCACGATGTTCGCGACAGTGAAGGTCGTCGATCCGAAGGTCTGCTTTTCAGCGTTCGCCGGCTCAGCCGATTTCCACTGGACAAGCACCGCGGCGTCGGCC contains:
- the tilS gene encoding tRNA lysidine(34) synthetase TilS — protein: MRHALETHAVRDQPIVIAVSGGADSVALLRILSELQDPLALRPIVAHFDHRLRDDSAEDGRWVNSLASGLGAECILGVAQTTAPSTGVEAWARRERYAFLQTCASRKNVRWIAVAHSADDQAETVLHHLIRGTGLRGLAGMPTVRTLSSTARLIRPGLGVSRAAFREYLLGLGQSFREDPSNTDGRYTRNAIRNEAIPFLRDRFGRDPSRSLVKLSVQAHEAASVLQRLARRALKRAVLEQTPDRVHIASQAFYGVPDAVVQEAGVLLWRRQKWPRREMSQGAWKRAARFLRGTTQAEQWPGGVRGVKRGGLVVLERS
- a CDS encoding sugar phosphate isomerase/epimerase family protein is translated as MSKKIRSAVTVSLVPEAKGGPFVFWDDLPSAIEEAAQLGFDGLEVFAPGPDAFPAPTLGELLKSRGLALAAVGTGAGWVKHRLLLTDPDAGQRRRAIDFVREMIEFGAAAGAIAGAPAPAIIGSMQGRWSGDTSKDGALGWLREALDELGGHAASHGSILLIEPLNRFETNLLNTLADGSALLRSLSTENVKLLADLFHMNIEEIDPASALVAAGDDIGHLHFVDSNRRPAGCGHIDYVPIAAALSKLNYRGFASAEALPWPNSKTAAERTIEVFRRVFGSSG
- a CDS encoding vWA domain-containing protein, which translates into the protein MGAFTLTNGALLGGVAILVAPVIAHLLQRRARKPIVFPSIAFLQATAAQQSRLHKLRRLFLMLLRVLALACIVLAFTRPVWWTISVSGGERRSATAVVFVIDRSLSTSRQAAGASLFDRLKSEALDALDDLQQGIDVAGVVWADAQSIAVFPRLSKNIPALHSEVSHAVAGQARADFPAAIHLAMRLLESHSGPKRLVILTDRQASNWKSFGAGDSSELPRPAGIDLVVPAIEVSAGANVGLSAPSMRPERPRPEAPVEMTALIQNHSEATRIVGVRAEWEGTGAPQAISSATISIGAGESTAASMNGAAPLAGIAAVRWNLKEADALAGDDALWLTASAGPGVPLVIASDDSPDDPGTAAYYLMRALAPFDEESDSNSSFATRHVAASRLTAWDLADARVLFLGYSGVLKQEAAAVIVQFVRQGGSLLIFAGDGPADRNLQLLDDAAKGTLTPWRLLSRREAPRRTPFTIDRGRWTTRWLREFDEPSQLALREIAFRRVWQAGAPATDAETLLTFADKEPAAGLRHCGMGQCLVLNFSPESTTGDLGKTGTFVALVQMLTSQLTQTDNVRSTFLVGERLAFQVAEPIAGTLAVLAPDGKSSAVSSSAGAKEFQAGRAMTVGIHRLMAEGTEVAAVAVNVDPRESNLEPLSVDEIRTLLSGSDAVRTSEGSQLVSAESDRLDGGRPLWGGFLLTGLGALSLELLLLGLWRR
- a CDS encoding YHS domain-containing protein gives rise to the protein MNFALKPIRQIPGASLTALVLLMGLAMAEEKPPVDMADQQKAALAEFNSLIGKWRGVGQPRRGSTQGAWQEQAEWVWDFTNGTAIRVDISKGKLARTLRITFDPSTKEYVGALTTAEGESETYRGKFQNAGVLTLLKPAGSNDEVKQITVTRLNEKRTLVLFEKRTAAQASFSRIAEVGYTREGARLATSSSSGPECIVTGGEGTMEVKYKGETYYVCCSGCKQAFEDNPEKIIAEAAERRKREREKAK
- a CDS encoding DUF6677 family protein; amino-acid sequence: MTDSRIRLRAPVLAAILTFILPGLGHLFQGRVFKGLVYGVCITGMFLYGSALAEWKAIQAPPFEYRMKNRTLLALKYAAQFGMGTPAVAALLQTRRYLSDENRIPRTLAAPITAPFEGTFTTYPTDAGRLDTPVKGTLSLETVQGGFGETIGGKFTGSTGDGKQVELTLKESVDLDRPIAADWNRHVSGDAHQSDGTSGQLNGSIPRPLTNWFGAPLDDTEEQELEGRLGKWHELAVVLTWIAGLLNMLAIWDALEGPAYGYNDDPHGGPQPDSGPAPGKKPAAKPAATAV
- a CDS encoding YjhG/YagF family D-xylonate dehydratase; this translates as MSLDRLLGLESPSLAEVATRGDGPAGELPLSPELLLDSPSGDLFGMTQNAGMGWDPSQLLRDQYLILSTMGGIRAEDGRPIALGYHTGHWEVGLLMQAAAAELTCLEKIPFAAYCSDPCDGRSQGTTAMMDSLPYRNDAAIVMKRLIRSLPLRKGVIGVATCDKGLPATMLALAAMKNLPSVIIPGGVTLPPTVGEDAGKVQAIGARYAHGEIDLHYAAEMGCKACGSAGGGCQFLGTAATSQVVAEALGMSLPHSALAPSGQPIWIDLAKQSARAVVDLEQRGLTMAHILTDAALHNAMVLHAAVGGSTNLLLHIPAIAFEAGLRRPTVDDWSQINRRVPRIVDVLPNGPVGHPTVRLFLAGGVPEVMLHMRALGLLKLEALTATGQCLGDVLEWWEKSDRRQLFRERLRSQDNVDPDDVIYPPEKARARGLTSTVTFPTGNLAPEGSVIKSTAIDPTVVDADGVYRKLGPARVFTTERDAVAAIKGRRGTAIKPGDVIVLICRGPLGSGMEETYQITSALKFLPFGKHVAVITDARFSGVSTGACIGHVGPEALAGGPIGKLRDGDLIEIEINRNSLHGTINFVGAPEARVTHEQGAEILAGRDPAVTLHADPELPPETKLWALLTQLSGGTWGGCVYDTDAVAGALQMSAVRTAPPA
- a CDS encoding vWA domain-containing protein, which codes for MSLLPVLWRPWMPVLTIAGIAVVLGALAIYACGRSWRRVGARSLVVLAMRLAGVVALAVLLLGPSRERPVATSGERPKLTVLLDTSQSMTTADCGQQSRISHAVATVFDPQRLEILNRDCDVELEGFDTTVRPLKIGDVASRPDAFALGRETRLAEAVSTVVGRSQGDGHAILVLSDGRDTSGEPIQRAGSLAADRKIPIFTMPLGGPSSAPDAALMAMAMQDSLLPDETGNILVRIYQSGLTGRTGRVKLKLGEHVETFSVPFQQHDFAEIKIPIRQKTAGQYEYLVSLDPVGDEAELANNAQPVFVEVMNRRLRVLVIEGEPYWDTRFICQTLRKDEQIELVQLTQIGERKRETIVARAGAEISRLPLNAEEWSRYDVVMAGRGLERVLDDRTARGLAAYVEAGGQLVLARSRPYDATTDEGRAISRHLAPVEPVRWGDEWLPAARIQLAPSGRTGSWISVEKTRLDPDDAFRRLPPLEEIQRVASMPPASIVLAETLPADGGEPQPAIVRMQVGRGATVAILGEGSWKWSLLTPNNHDLRGFYDIFWSNLVRWLAFGGDFPPGQQASLQLSRRSVRLGDDLTIDVAYRFAPDGAAAPSLELTSPGGETRPLVAKRLPGPLPRYRATLQTDAAGVHHVTASTPGLTPAEMTARFNVYDVNRERLNASADPLTLKMLSDLSGGAVTEPESFEELGNQLASHRRSMETPPQIEFIWDQAFVMWTLLGWMAAEWLIRRLLGLW